Part of the Diabrotica virgifera virgifera chromosome 6, PGI_DIABVI_V3a genome, ccaaaaatttgtaaataaaatttgtcgttgaagaccaaaaaattagtgtcaaacactaattggagcaattctgcaaacacttcccaggaaactggagaattaggttggataatattccaatgatttcttagtgaagtaaggacactagccaagggaaggttagtaaaaagtgaaactacatcaaaactcaccaaaatataaccatgtggtagcttcaagtcattaataaattcactaaattgaaaagagtcaacaatgttgtaatcattattgtaattataagattTTGACAAGATATCAGTCAAAAATTTAGCAATATGTATATTAGGTGAATTAATTGAGGAAACAATAGGCCTCATGCTCAATGTGGGCTTGTGAATTTTGGGcagacaataaaatcttggagcataaccatcataattatgtaatgacttagctaaagtttgatctatgatcttaatattttttaaatgagtaatgaatttattaattttgttagaaaattttgaacaggggTTTGAAGTAAGAGGTTGGTAATACCTAACGTCATCTAACAATGATTGACTGAGGCTGATGTATTGATCTTTATCCATAAGAACAGTGGCATTGCCTTTGTCACTGGTGAGAACGAGAAGATTAGGGTGGGTTTTTAAAAACGATACCGTTTCCCTATAAATCTTATCAATTTCAGAAATGGATTGCCTAGGGCGGTTGGTATAATTCAACAGAATGTTGTTAGAAGATGACCTTAGGGAAAGAAGATCAGCATTGTCTGCATGAGACAATATATTTTCCACATCTGCAAGGGTCCTACTGATTGAATAATCTTTGAAGGTAGGTTCCAGACCAAATTTAGGGCCCAAAGATAATAACTTTAGAATATTTTGAGGAACATCCACATTAGAAAGATTCTTTATCCAATTAGGATTAAATGGAATTTTGTGGAAGTCTGGTGTACCCAATTTATCAAGTTTACTCTGAAGATGTAAAATAGTtttattataaacgaaattaaatttcTTGTGTAAAGAGGTCTCAAACCTATCTAACAAAGATGCAGGTAAAGTGTGATCTAAGAAATCAGTGACATTATTTATTTGAccaaaaatgaatttaatatcTGAATGAACCTTCGATATAtggaaattaagtaatcgtgcccTCACCTGTCTATTAAGAGCCTGGCTCCTGCGTTGGAGTGTGTGATCGTGGGTTCCTGTGGTAGTAGTAAGTATGTTAGAAGTGGTGTCTGTGATAAATCTAGGAATTTTCTTGGTTCTCCTGCACTCTAGAAGGAAAGTTCTTCTTGCTTCAGCTGTAGCTAGTTTTTCGGTCAGATTGGTCCATCTCTTAAGCTTTTTCACTGGTAGTTCCCCATGGATGCGCCTGGTATTAGCGTAAAAACCCTCTGTAACAGAAGAcatcataaaggagtacgaccgtcaattccaatataacaaaggagcactcgtaagtgtagggttttatcggtcaagtgggtgaaaaaagagacaaagaattcagctacttcatctatttattgaagacgtttcgtctactgctcagtagacatcatcagttcatctacaaaaagagtgttataagaaacaacatccaaaagagaggtaaaaaagcactagcgttaccttaaaaagacatgtagcaaaagataagatgtacatagtaaaaaaaaaccttatccatgaaccaatgtaatgtataagtatgtaacatttaagtgtatagttaatatttaaaaactttagtacagccaaagacaagaccatgtggtaacagtcacatataaaaaacaagtggaaaaaagctggcttgctttttttttccaaagtcaagaatgaaccaagaaaaaaccagattcacacttccaaaaatttagtagtgtttaagcatacttcattttaaccttaggcaacatcattaaatgaatatagtgctaatatgcaacttcgaaaatttaaagttgaatagttaccagcaggtcatcctagcccaacggacacacaaaagaaaatggagtttgaattatcaggtgtaaactgacatctcgccaagaggcaggcaacctttaaaaaattttataacaaagagtgactgacaactgcagcgcagcgcggtaaaatttaaattgatgtatttaaaacagttataaaagtgtttaaaaagtgaaagtaatatcaagaagtaatcaagggatgtaccttatacctcgtagacaagaatcacagtttattttaaacaagtgagggcacttcacacaattatatggaaaagtgcctacgttagtactggtcatCCAGTTACTAACgaatatataagatagtacaatagtataactcccatatatcgcagctcaaaatgcaagaaaaaatatgcaataatttaagaaaatttataaatcagtttagcaaattgtaatttataattaatatcaataatgcaaaattttatcctatggaaaattttaaattgttcaatctattaagtaactgttattatcaaaaaaaaaaaagtgggaaaagcttgaaaaaaccaccaaaaacttttttacaataaaataatttaagtgtaataacatctactgattccgcaagatcaatattaaaagaagtgggaaaagcctgaaaaccacaaaaacttttttacaatataataatttgagtgtaataataccaactaattctgcaaaatcaatgcatggtatatttgactcaagttactgatgtcagttctcttgttaagtacattagaggtttttaatatgaaacacatctctaagaactgtcttttcgacaggttgcgttcattgcaaaggatcttggcttcatcaaagtccaccttatgttttgtatctattgcatgttgggctaaggcacaagttggttttttcaaattgatatcactacggtgtgaaattaaacgtgattttaaagctcgctttgtttgccctacataacatgcgtcacattcagcacaaggtatgtggtagaccacattaacctgttccaaaggggacaagggtgttttagtcttagagaacaaatttctgactgatcttgcgttcttaattgcaatcttaacaggaatattattatttttatatagtttaataagtttatcagtaacctgaggaaaataaggaagtgaagaaaactgggaaacaggagtcccaagattagtagtaggcagaattgtgatgttaacagtattattcgatattgatctaagttggtcaccattgggtatgtcgttcagagaagaaccgtaactttgggaaaaaagaaatttattgataagggatgaagggtaggaattatctaccaatatacttctgagtaacagaagggattcccttcgattaaccggatgtgtcaacctatgtagcctgcagcttaaagctttaataagatttattttatatttaaaaggatgacaagaatggtagttgagaaacctattagaggccattggtttcctataccagcttgtacagagtgtgttatctccacttctagtgacacgcatgtccaagaaggggatactctggttgttggggtcctcgagttcacatgtgaactgcaagtgaggatcaaacccattgaagatggacaaggtggcctgagtcttgtctggtggtaaggctagtaataggtcgtccacataacgtttaacaaaaggaacttgaaaatctaaataacccagccggtcagaaactaaatcatccaaaacataattcactaggatgggtgaaatcgaggaacccattggtgtcccaaaaatttgtaaataaaatttgtcgttgaagaccaaaaaattagtgtcaaacactaattggagcaattctgcaaacacttcccaggaaactggagaattaggttggataatattccaatgatttcttagtgaagtaaggacactagccaagggaaggttagtaaaaagtgaaactacatcaaaactcaccaaaatataaccatgtggtagcttcaagtcattaataaattcactaaattgaaaagagtcaacaatgttgtaatcattattgtaattataagattTTGACAAGATATCAGTCAAAAATTTAGCAATATGTATATTAGGTGAATTAATTGAGGAAACAATAGGCCTCATGCTCAATGTGGGCTTGTGAATTTTGGGcagacaataaaatcttggagcataaccatcataattatgtaatgacttagctaaagtttgatctatgatcttaatattttttaaatgagtaatgaatttattaattttgttagaaaattttgaacaggggTTTGAAGTAAGAGGTTGGTAATACCTAACGTCATCTAACAATGATTGACTGAGGCTGATGTATTGATCTTTATCCATAAGAACAGTGGCATTGCCTTTGTCACTGGTGAGAACGAGAAGATTAGGGTGGGTTTTTAAAAACGATACCGTTTCCCTATAAATCTTATCAATTTCAGAAATGGATTGCCTAGGGCGGTTGGTATAATTCAACAGAATGTTGTTAGAAGATGACCTTAGGGAAAGAAGATCAGCATTGTCTGCATGAGACAATATATTTTCCACATCTGCAAGGGTCCTACTGATTGAATAATCTTTGAAGGTAGGTTCCAGACCAAATTTAGGGCCCAAAGATAATAACTTTAGAATATTTTGAGGAACATCCACATTAGAAAGATTCTTTATCCAATTAGGATTAAATGGAATTTTGTGGAAGTCTGGTGTACCCAATTTATCAAGTTTACTCTGAAGATGTAAAATAGTtttattataaacgaaattaaatttcTTGTGTAAAGAGGTCTCAAACCTATCTAACAAAGATGCAGGTAAAGTGTGATCTAAGAAATCAGTGACATTATTTATTTGAccaaaaatgaatttaatatcTGAATGAACCTTCGATATAtggaaattaagtaatcgtgcccTCACCTGTCTATTAAGAGCCTGGCTCCTGCGTTGGAGTGTGTGATCGTGGGTTCCTGTGGTAGTAGTAAGTATGTTAGAAGTGGTGTCTGTGATAAATCTAGGAATTTTCTTGGTTCTCCTGCACTCTAGAAGGAAAGTTCTTCTTGCTTCAGCTGTAGCTAGTTTTTCGGTCAGATTGGTCCATCTCTTAAGCTTTTTCACTGGTAGTTCCCCATGGATGCGCCTGGTATTAGCGTAAAAACCCTCTGTAACAGAAGAcatcataaaggagtacgaccgtcaattccaatataacaaaggagcactcgtaagtgtagggttttatcggtcaagtgggtgaaaaaagaga contains:
- the LOC126887405 gene encoding uncharacterized protein LOC126887405 isoform X1; this encodes MMSSVTEGFYANTRRIHGELPVKKLKRWTNLTEKLATAEARRTFLLECRRTKKIPRFITDTTSNILTTTTGTHDHTLQRRSQALNRQRVFTLIPGASMGNYQ
- the LOC126887405 gene encoding uncharacterized protein LOC126887405 isoform X2: MMSSVTEGFYANTRRIHGELPVKKLKRWTNLTEKLATAEARRTFLLECRRTKKIPRFITDTTSNILTTTTGTHDHTLQRRSQALNRQRVFTLIPGASMGNYQ